In Deltaproteobacteria bacterium, the following are encoded in one genomic region:
- a CDS encoding CpaF family protein — protein sequence MRLAQRLGRATTSPVDGDRGAFVADSRDDMVSIARRLHQKILDRLDLAKLSQMPVEQLRGRLRATVEQLVAAEGLAMAESERLALADQIVDELVGHGPLEPLLNDPTVSDVLVNGHDRVYVERNGKLELTDVRFRDERHLIHTIQRMVARVGRRIDESSPMVDARLPDGSRVNAIIPPLALDGASLSIRRFGNKQLTGPDLVRAGAMSETMLRYLHAAVRSRCSILVAGGTGAGKTTLLNLLSGYIAKDERIITIEDAAELRLAQPHVVRLESRPPNLEGKGEVTIRDLVKNALRMRPDRIVVGEVRGGEVLDMLQAMNTGHEGSMATIHANSATDAMNRLMTMLGMTGSALTEQTMATMIARAVHVVVHLSRMQDGARRITEIAEVVGLAGTEVQLNTVFRYERSGFHSDGRMIGRHVQVADTTLHDRFRAAGLANGQTSGEIRR from the coding sequence ATGCGCCTGGCACAACGACTCGGCCGCGCGACCACCTCCCCCGTCGACGGCGATCGGGGCGCGTTCGTCGCGGACTCCCGCGACGACATGGTGTCGATCGCGCGGCGGCTACACCAAAAGATCCTCGACCGGCTCGACCTGGCGAAGCTGTCGCAAATGCCGGTGGAGCAGCTGCGCGGCCGCCTGCGCGCGACGGTCGAACAGCTCGTCGCGGCCGAAGGCCTGGCGATGGCCGAGTCGGAGCGGCTGGCGCTCGCGGACCAGATCGTCGATGAACTCGTCGGCCACGGGCCGCTCGAACCGCTGCTCAACGACCCGACCGTGTCCGACGTGCTGGTCAACGGGCATGACCGCGTGTACGTCGAGCGCAACGGCAAGCTCGAGCTGACGGACGTGCGGTTTCGCGACGAGCGCCACCTGATCCACACCATCCAGCGCATGGTCGCGCGCGTCGGCCGCCGGATCGACGAGTCGTCTCCGATGGTCGACGCGCGGCTGCCCGACGGCTCGCGGGTCAACGCCATCATTCCGCCGCTGGCGCTCGACGGCGCATCGCTGTCCATCCGCCGGTTCGGCAACAAACAGCTTACCGGCCCCGATCTCGTGCGCGCCGGCGCGATGAGCGAGACGATGTTGCGCTACCTGCACGCCGCCGTTCGTTCGCGTTGCTCCATCCTCGTCGCGGGCGGCACCGGCGCGGGCAAGACGACGCTTCTCAATCTGCTGTCGGGGTACATCGCCAAGGACGAGCGGATCATCACCATCGAGGACGCCGCCGAGCTTCGCCTCGCCCAGCCACACGTCGTGCGCCTCGAGTCGCGTCCGCCGAACCTGGAGGGGAAAGGCGAGGTGACGATCCGCGACCTCGTGAAGAACGCGCTGCGCATGCGGCCGGATCGCATCGTCGTCGGCGAGGTGCGCGGCGGCGAGGTGCTGGACATGCTGCAGGCGATGAATACGGGCCACGAGGGGTCGATGGCGACGATTCACGCCAACAGCGCCACCGACGCGATGAACCGGCTCATGACGATGCTCGGCATGACCGGCTCGGCGCTCACCGAGCAGACGATGGCGACCATGATCGCGCGGGCGGTTCACGTCGTCGTCCACCTGTCGCGCATGCAGGACGGCGCACGGCGGATCACCGAGATCGCCGAAGTCGTCGGTCTCGCGGGGACCGAGGTGCAGCTCAACACGGTGTTCCGCTACGAGCGCAGCGGCTTCCACTCCGACGGTCGCATGATCGGCCGCCACGTGCAGGTCGCCGACACGACGCTGCACGACCGTTTCCGCGCGGCCGGGCTCGCGAACGGGCAGACCAGCGGGGAGATCCGCCGATGA